A single window of Streptomyces aquilus DNA harbors:
- a CDS encoding AraC family transcriptional regulator codes for MDALAGLLEGPRARGAFMIRACFEPPWSVRVEDRAPLTVMLMVRGEAWVMPDAGERSETGFPPAEGRERVRLRAGDLAIARGPDPYTCADDPGTEPQALILPGGECRYPDGRSLNGVMDLGVRTWGDRLDGSAVMLIGTYLWQGEVSGRLLDALPPLLTLTPEVWDCPLTRLLMTEIVRDEPGQEVVLDRLLDLLVIAALRAWFARPEAAAPGWYRALADPVVGRVLRLLQDDPAHPWTVASLAAKAGVSRAALGRRFTELVGEPPMTYLTGWRLALAADRLREGDATLEAIARQVGYGSAFALSSAFKRVYGVSPQEHRGRGV; via the coding sequence ATGGACGCTCTCGCAGGCCTTCTCGAAGGGCCCCGCGCGCGGGGCGCCTTCATGATCCGGGCATGCTTCGAACCGCCCTGGAGCGTGCGCGTCGAGGACCGCGCCCCGCTCACCGTCATGCTCATGGTCCGCGGCGAGGCGTGGGTCATGCCGGACGCGGGCGAGCGAAGCGAGACGGGGTTCCCCCCGGCCGAAGGCCGGGAGAGGGTCCGGCTGCGTGCCGGCGACCTCGCCATCGCCCGCGGCCCCGACCCGTACACCTGCGCCGACGACCCCGGCACCGAGCCGCAGGCGCTGATCCTGCCGGGTGGGGAGTGCCGCTACCCCGACGGGCGCTCGCTCAACGGCGTCATGGACCTCGGCGTCCGCACCTGGGGCGACCGGCTCGACGGGTCGGCCGTGATGCTGATCGGCACGTATCTGTGGCAGGGCGAGGTCAGCGGGCGCCTGCTGGACGCGCTGCCGCCGCTGCTGACGCTCACCCCGGAGGTGTGGGACTGCCCGCTCACGCGGCTCCTCATGACGGAGATCGTCCGCGACGAACCCGGCCAGGAAGTCGTCCTGGACCGCCTCCTCGACCTGCTCGTCATCGCCGCGCTGCGCGCCTGGTTCGCCCGCCCGGAGGCGGCGGCACCCGGCTGGTACCGGGCGCTGGCGGACCCTGTCGTGGGCCGGGTCCTGCGGCTCCTCCAGGACGACCCCGCCCATCCGTGGACGGTCGCGTCGCTCGCGGCGAAGGCGGGGGTGTCGCGGGCGGCGCTGGGGCGGCGGTTCACGGAGCTGGTGGGGGAGCCGCCGATGACGTATCTGACGGGATGGCGGCTGGCGTTGGCGGCGGACCGGCTGCGGGAGGGGGACGCGACGCTGGAGGCGATCGCCCGGCAGGTGGGGTACGGGAGCGCGTTCGCTTTGTCGAGTGCGTTCAAGAGGGTGTACGGGGTGAGTCCGCAGGAGCATCGGGGGAGGGGGGTGTAG